The window AATCACATATACACTAAATTGCAAACTTTCTACATTTATTGTTAAGGTTTGTGGTAGAAATTTATTTGTTCTGTTAAGTACTTAAGTCTGAGAATAGGCAAAGGAAACTGCAATCTTCTAatcttaatatttttagattacttttttaatgaaaaaagtaCTTCACATGCACTTTCAAAAATCATAATGGTAGTTCACAAAACTACTTCTCTTGCTTTCCATAGCAAATCTAAACGAAAATTTGGGTTTCAAAAACCAAATGGCTAATCAAACATTTCCAAGCTCAAGAATCACAATAAACAAACTTCAACACACTGGTTGAGCCTAAAATTGACCAATTTTGTTGAGTCGCGCAACCTAACTCTTTGCTTGAGACATCTTTTTATGCAATATGACAGTAACCCTATCTCTCCTGATACCAAAATCATTTACCTTCTTTCGAAGGCCGGACCAATGCAATTTAAGAGTTAAGGCGAAAACTTTAAATAGACCTTTTTATAATAAAGTATtagttaaataatatttattttattaatcattaATTTAGTTAATATTCTAGCTAGATCACAATTCATGTTTGCTGGAGTGCCATACTAAAACCACAAATATTATAGCAAATCTTCAAGTAGCCTTGAACTAACTAATAAATTAGTTTGACTGTCAACGTCTCGGCTTTTGGCAGCAAATCACTTTGAAGATAAAGCTTGTGGTTTTAGTATCCTTTATTACAAGTCACAACAAGAAGATGGGAGGTTAGATATAAGTCAGGTTACATGCAATGAAAATCTTGTATGTTTTGATTATTTTGCAGACTATTCTTAGTGAATTTGATAAGACTATGCAATTACAATTGAACTATCACTTGAGTCTATTATTCAACAACAATAGCAAACATTGTATTAAAGTATAAAATACAgactcaaataaaatattataatcttCCACCTTAATTTTATTGTCTCAAGAGAAAAAACTGTTGTGCAATTTATCACCAGTCTTACAGTTGAGgcaataaaaaatcttaaatcaaTATTATTCCAAAAACTAAATCAACCATATATCATCTGAACATGAGATTCACAATTCGCAATGACAAAAAAGTCGGTGATGCTTATTCTATCAATAACCAACCTAATTaatttcccatttatttttgaacctCAATTGACACTGCTTGCTCTTGACTCTTGTAAAGAATGGTTCTCACAAAGTCATCCATTGCTTTAACAGAAGAACCCTTATTCTCTGTCTCATCACTTACCGCTGCCCTCAACTGCTTTTTAACCTCAACAGCCTTATTCCTCATATCCTTGCCTTTACCCTCTTTTTCCAAAACCAATTCAATGACCCTCTTCACCTCTTTCCCCACAATAATTCCTTGACTCCCTCTCGTCAACTCTACACTCACACCCATCTCCTCCATCAGCATCTTTGAGTTGTAAGCTTGCTCAGCCGCCATAGGCCATCCTAGAATAGGCACACCTTGGCTTAAGCTCTCCAATACAGAGTTCCATCCACAATGGCTTAGAAATGCTCCTGTGGATTTGTGTGACAGAATGTCCAACTGGGGTGCCCAGTTACGCACTAACAACCCTCGTTTGCTTTGCTTCATTCTTTCTTCAAACCCTTCTGGTAACCATTCATCTCTGAACTCACTTTTCATGTCGAAACCAATGGGTGGCCTTATGACCCAAATGAAAGATACTCCACTATCCTCCAACCCAATAGCTAATTCCATCATTTGGGACAAACCAATAGTGTTTTGCGAGCCAAAAGAAATGTAAAGAACCGAATCAGGACCGTGCAAATCAAGCCACTCAATGCATTTTTCAGTAGTGAGTCCTGGTCTTTTTCCAGCATGTtgtttagaaaaagaaaaacctgaAGATGATGTATTCTTAAGTAACGCTGGAGGAATAAGAGGCCCAATAGACCAAACAGGAAGTCTGAGATACTTTCTCAGAAGATCGAACCCCAATGGTTCAATTTCCTCAACTGAGTTACACAACCAACCAATAGACCCACAAGATTGTGAAATCTGTGTCTGCATAAATCTAGACCACAAGTCCTCACCATCTGCATCTCTTATATATTGATGAAGTTGAGAGCGATGAAAACGGTAGCTTTCAGGGAACCCCGGGACTTTGAACTCATCAGAATCTGATGAGCGATGTGGTAGGTTGAGCCAAACAGAAACGTAAGCCAAGGTGCCATAGGCACCACCAGTGGTGAATGTAATATTCACAGTGTTTACACTCTTTGCAAGCTCTGTGGCCCACCCAAAGAACACGTCTGATATTATACAGAGCGGAGGTTTCCCTTCTTGGTGGATGATATCATTGACAAGGTGCAAGACAGGGTCCTTGAGACTGATTGATGCATGAAAGAGCTTTCCTATGTTGCCGAGAGACAAGTTCTCAGTGTTCTCAGAGTTGGGTGGTAAGTCATGGTCAGTGCTGTTGAATGGGAGCTCAGCAAATCTGATGTTGAAGAGGGATTGTGAATTTGAGACAGTTGAAATGGTGGAACGGAGGTATTGAATGTTGAGCTTGGTGCTGGCAATGGTGATGGT of the Quercus robur chromosome 10, dhQueRobu3.1, whole genome shotgun sequence genome contains:
- the LOC126703673 gene encoding UDP-glycosyltransferase 92A1-like, with the translated sequence MVPRDHIVMLPFMAHGHLIPFLALARQIQQRTGFTITIASTKLNIQYLRSTISTVSNSQSLFNIRFAELPFNSTDHDLPPNSENTENLSLGNIGKLFHASISLKDPVLHLVNDIIHQEGKPPLCIISDVFFGWATELAKSVNTVNITFTTGGAYGTLAYVSVWLNLPHRSSDSDEFKVPGFPESYRFHRSQLHQYIRDADGEDLWSRFMQTQISQSCGSIGWLCNSVEEIEPLGFDLLRKYLRLPVWSIGPLIPPALLKNTSSSGFSFSKQHAGKRPGLTTEKCIEWLDLHGPDSVLYISFGSQNTIGLSQMMELAIGLEDSGVSFIWVIRPPIGFDMKSEFRDEWLPEGFEERMKQSKRGLLVRNWAPQLDILSHKSTGAFLSHCGWNSVLESLSQGVPILGWPMAAEQAYNSKMLMEEMGVSVELTRGSQGIIVGKEVKRVIELVLEKEGKGKDMRNKAVEVKKQLRAAVSDETENKGSSVKAMDDFVRTILYKSQEQAVSIEVQK